GGGCCAGTTTATCCAGTCCCATGCGCTCCACTTCTTCTACCTAGCAAGCCCGGACCTCCTTCTCGGCTGGGACGCTGATCCAGCCAGGCGGAATGTGGTCGGAGTGGTGGGTGAATTTCCAGAGATAGCGAAACAGGGCATCTATCTTAGGAAGTTCGGGCAGGAAATAATCAAGGCCTTGGGCGGTAAAAGAATACATCCGTCCTTTGCGGTGCCTGGAGGCGTCACGAGCGCCCTGGCGGAAGAAGACCGTGATCGTTTGTTAGGCGGATTTGAAAAGGCCCATGAAGCATGCCGCACCGGCCTGGATTTCATGAAGGGCCTGGTTAAAAATAATTCTGATGAAATGAGGAGATTTGCTAACTTTTCATCCAATTATATGGGCCTGGTGGATTCAAAAGGCCGGCTCAACCTCTATGATGGAAAACTCAGGATAATAGACGGCGAAAAAACGCTTGTGGCCGAGTTCGATCCAGCCAACTACCTGGAGTATCTGGGCGAGAGAGTCATGCCATGGTCTTACATGAAATTCCCTTACTTTAAACCTGCCGGGTGGCCTGACGGGTATTACCGGGTTGGACCTCTGGCCAGGATTAACGTTGCAGACGGCTTGAGCACGCCTTTAGCCCAGGAGGAATTTGAAAGATATGAACAGATAGCCCTGTCCGGGCTCATGGGCGCTTCACTTTTGTACCACTACACCAGACTGATGGAAATCCTGTATGCCCTGGAACGGGCTGAGGAACTGCTTACGGACAAAAATATCACGAGCACGGACATTCGCTTCACTGCCGACCCTTCGCGTGAGGAAGGCGTGGGGGTTATTGAAGCGCCGAGGGGCGTTCTCATCCATCATTACATGGTGGACGGGTATGGGCGCATTACCAAGGCAAACCTTATTGTGGCTACCTGTCATAACAACATGGCCATGAACCGCTCCATCCAGCTTGTCGCCAGGGAATACATCAACAACGGCCAGGTGAAGGAAGGCATACTGAATCGAGTCGAAGGCGCGATACGGTGCTATGATCCCTGCCTTTCATGTGCGACTCATGCCCTCGGTCAGATGCCTCTAAAAGTTCAGGTTTACAGCTCTAACGGCGAACTTTTAACAGAATTACAACGAGATTGAGAGGAAACATTTTTGGGGTCAAAGCATTTTCTATCTGGGTGATAGGCTATGGGAATCCCCAGCGTAGGGATGACGGACTGGGCCCGTATGTGGCCAGCAGATTAAAAGAAGCTCTTAAAGAGAAAGATGAAGTCCTCTTTCATAAGCTTCACCAGCTTGAACCTGATCTGGCCGAGGATTTACGGGAAGCTTCACTAATTATCTTTGTAGATGCCACCATCAAAAAAGTGAAAGGAGGATGGCAATGGGAAAGGGTGGAGCCGGAACCTGGCAGGCCTTACCCCCCGACGCATTATATCAAACCGTCATTTCTCCTGGGCATGATCGAGTCGCTTTATCATCAATGTCCGCGGGCCTGGTTGATCTCCATCCAGGGCGATGACTTTAGCTTTGGAGAAGGGTTGTCCCTGGAGGCTGAGAAAAGGGCTTGCCAGGCCATAACCGGGATAGTCAATTTTATTGAAACCGAAATTTTTCTCTTGACCTCAAAGTCAAAATAGTGAAGCTGTAATTGAGGAATCCAGCATCTAACCGGGAAAATAAGCAATTGCCTGGACCGAGATTTTATTAATGTTTGCCATAAAATCAGGGAGGATCAAATGGAGGCTGCTGCAGATATACTTATAATCGAGGATGATAAAGACCTGGTCAATTCTCTGCGCATCATCCTGGAAGATAAAAAGTATAATGTCAGGGCCGGCTATAATGGGAAGGAAGGATTTGGTGAGATTGAAAAAAAGACCCCGGACCTCATTCTGCTGGACGTTATGATGGCAACCGACACCGAAGGGTTTGACCTGGCTTATAAACTCAGGAATAATCCTAAGTACAAAGATATCCCAATTATCATGATCACCAGCTTCGTCCAGAAAATGGCTGAAATAGGGCCGGAAAAATTCCAGCACATATTGGGAGAAAGCTGGCCGGTTTCACATATCCTGGAAAAACCGATCGAGCCGGAGAAACTGCTTTCTGTGATAAAGGACTTCCTCCAGTAAGCAGATAAAAAAATATAAGCCGGCCCCGGGCCGTTTTTAAGGCCGCTTTTTAAAGGGAGCCCCTGATGAAACTGGGGTATGTATTGCTCAGGGAGCAGCTATTCTTTCGCCAGGAGCTGAAAGAGAGAGTCTTCTGGTTCATCAAGCTGAGATGGCTGGCCGTGGCAGCGACTCTGGCTGGAAGCTGGATCGCTTATCTCCTGGGTCTGAGCTTACCGATCTTCCCGTTGACTATCATTTCTTTCTTTGTTCTCCTGTATAATGTCGTGTTCCTATCTGTCGGAAGAAGACTGGATATGTCCGCACCTCACGATGTTAAGCCCTTCACCGTATTCGCCCACACCCAGATATCGCTTGATTTATTCGCGCTTTTTTTGATGATCTATTTCACTGGCGGGATCACCAGCCCCTTATTGATCTTCACCATTTTTCACATAATCCTGGCCGGCATCCTGCTCACCCCTGTTGCTTGCTATTTATATGCAGCCGTGGTTCTCGCGGTTTCAGGTGGCCTGATGCTGGCCCAACACACAGAGCTGCTGCCTTTGCAACCGATTCTGTTCAACAAAAGCCTCTTATTCTTATTCTTGTATGGCCGTGGTCTTCCTGGTTTGTTAATCATTTTTATAGCCTTTGCCACCGCTATTTTAATTTCGGCCTTTCTCATTACCTCCATAAAGCAAACCCTGAGGACCAAGGGGCGGGAACTCCTCCAGGTCTCCCATGAACTGGACTCCAGCAATGTAAAGCTGACCGCCCTTTATGAGATGGTCAAGGAGATTGGGCTGAAATCCGACCTCCAGGAACTCATGGATGCGGCCACCCGCCATGCAACCAGGGTCATGGGCGTCAAAGGGTGTTCCATCAAGCTCCTGGATGAGCGGAAAAGATATCTCAAATTTGGTTCGACCTTTGGTCTGAGCGAGGACTATCTGTCCAAGGGGACCATTGACATTAAAAAAAGCCCGATCAATTACAAGATCCTCCAGGGCTCCCCTTACATCATCGGCCATATTGATGAGAGGGATTACTTCCAGTATCCCGAGGACATCCGGAAGGAAGGCATCGCTTCGATGCTCTGCCTCCCCTTACGGGTAGAAAAAATGATCTTCGGGATATTCTGTGTCTATTGCACGGAGTTGTATCGCTTTGCTAACAACGATGTAGAATTTTTTTCACTCCTGACCGAGTTGACGGCCCTGGCCATGGAAAACCTTAAGGGTGAACTAACTAAATCCTGGTTTATGATAAAGGCCGCGCACCAGATGCGCTCTCCCCTCAACGCCGTCTATAGTATGCTTAAATTGATCCATAATAAATACGTCGGGCCGGTTGAGGAAAAACAGGAAGAAATACTGGAACGGTGTGAAAAAAGGATAGAGCTCCTTGGACATCTCATTAACGATCTGCTGAAACTTGGGGAAAAACGCGCCGAGGCTGCCGGAACAGAGCTTTATCTGGTGGATTTTATAGAGGTCATGAACAACCTGTTTCCGGTTTTTCAGGATCAGGCTCTGGGCAAAGAACTGATCCTGGAATTTGATACTCAGGATCCCATCCCGAAAATAATGGCTGATGATGGACTCATGGATGACCTTATCACCAACCTCGTCTCAAATGCCATTAAATACACCCCGCAAAAAGGCAGAATACAAATCTCCCTTTCCAGAGAAGGTGATGAATGGGTTCGGTTCGAGGTCTCCGACACGGGTATCGGCATCTCTGAAGAGGAATTTCCCCGTCTGTTTACAGAATTTTTCCGGGGTGAGAATGCCAAGGCCCTGGTGGAGGAAGGAACAGGCTTAGGCCTTGTTATTGTCAGGGAAATACTGGACCAATTGGGAGGCACCATCCACGTGCAAAGCGAGGTCGGTCAGGGTTCCCGCTTCACCTGCCTCTTCCCCGTCGCCCCAAATCAATAATTTATTTCAAGCCTTGATATCAGCATATCCGAGGCAGAAGCTCTCCGGTAAGCATATCAATAATTCTTGACGTTCCAAATCTGGTCGTCATGACGACCCGGCCGGGGTGCTCTGGCACGATCTCGCCGATGACCTCCGACTGGGCGCCGTATTTGTGCCGCCGCATCCTGGCTAAAACCGCTTCGGTCTCTTCTGGAGAAATCACGGCCACCAGTTTTCCTTCATTGGCCAGGTAAAGAGGATCAAACCCCAGGAACTCACAACCTGCCTGGACCGCTTCGTTGACAGGGACCCTCGCTTCCTCGATCCTGATACCCACCTTGGATTTATCAGCCAGCTCATTGAGGGTGCTCGCGAGTCCGCCTCTGGTAGGGTCGCGGAGACATCTGATCTCCTTTGACACCTCAATCATCTCCGCCACCAACCCATTTAAAGGGGCGCAATCGCTCTTAAGAGAGGTCTCAAAATTCAATCCTTCCCGCTGGCTCAGGATAGCCATGCCATGGTCCCCGATTGGTCCACTCAGGATGATTTTATCGCCTAGCCTGGCATTGGAGCCGGAGATGTCCACGCCTTCAGGGACAAGCCCGATTCCGGCGGTGTTAATGAAGACCTTATCCGCATTCCCCCGGTTCACCACCTTGGTGTCGCCTGTAATTACCTTTATACCAGCCTCCTCTGCGGCTGTTTGAATCGAAACCATGATTCTATTGAGCTCATCCATGAAAAACCCCTCTTCGATGATGAGGGAAAGGCTCAGGTACAGGGGAACGGCTCCGGACATGGATAGATCGTTCACGGTACCGCACACAGCCAGTTTGCCTATATCTCCTCCAGAAAAAAAGATAGGGTGCACCACATAACTGTCAGTGGTAAAGGCCACGCGGCCGAAAATTTCAAAGGTCGCAGAATCATCCAGCTTGCAAAGGAGGGGATTATTTAAAATGCTGACTAGGTGCTTCTCCACCAGGTCATGGCTCAACCTTCCACCGCTTCCATGCGCCAGGAGAATCTTATCTTTCATGGCTAGTCGCTCCATATTGGAAATAAGCCGCGCAGCTGCCTTCGGAAGAGACCATACAGGGTCCGACCGGGTGGTCCGGGAGACAGCCCTTGCCAAAAAGCTTGCAGTCAAGAGGCGTTTTAATCCCCCGAAGTATTTCCCCGCAGATGCAGCCCTCTGGATCGGAAACTGATCTTTGACTGATTTCAAAGGCTTCTTCCGCGTCAAAGGCGCGATATTCATCTTTGAGTCTGAGCCCGCTGTCAGCAACCTCGCCGAGACCCCTCCAGTTGGCGTTGCTAACCTCAAAAACGCTTTCCATAATCTTAAGCGCCTCTTTATTCCCCTCGGGCCTGACAGCCCGGGGATAGGCGTTCTCAACTTTTGGCTGACCGCTTTCGATTTGCTTAACCAGCATCTCGATGCACTGGAGAATATCCAGCGGTTCAAAACCCGAAACTACACAGGCAATGCCATAATCCCTGGAGATAAACTCATAAGGACGGGACCCGATAATAGTACTGACATGACCGGGGCAGATGATCCCGTCGAGCCTGACCTCCTTTGAATCCAGAAGGGCCTTCATCACCGGAGGGCAAAGCTTGTGAAGAGAAAGCACATAGTAATTGCTCATTCCTCTCCTCTCAGCCTCAAGGATGGACGCAGCAATGGTCGGGGCAGTCGTCTCAAACCCAATGCCGATAAAGACTACGGACTTTTCAGGGTCTTTTTGCGCAATACCAAGAGCGTCTTGAACCGAATAAACCACGCGAACGTCTCCTCCTTCAGCCCTGACCTTTTCCAGACTGGTATCGCTTCCCGGAACCTTGAGCAGATCGCCAAAGGTGACGACGATAACCTCAGGCAGCCTGGCTAGGCCAATGGCTTTATTCAAATCGGCGGTCGCGGTGACGCAGACCGGACAGCCCGGGCCTGAGAGCAGCTGCACCTGCGGCGGCACGAGCTGCCGGATGCCGTTTTTCATGATGGCCACGGTATGCCCGCCGCAGAATTCCATAAGCCTCACCGGCCTGGTGGAGCGCTGGTGAATCCTGTCCGCCAGCCGCCTGACCATCTCCGGATTACGATATTGGTCCAGGAAATTCATTACATGAACTCTGCAAGCTCTGTGAGCTGTCTCAAAGATTCCCGGGCCTCATCCCCGGACATAACCGTGATGGCATAACCTGTATGAACCAAAACATAATCTCCTACTTTAACCTCCGGGGTGATGACAATACTGATCCTGCGGGTCACGCCGCCTGTCTCCACCTCAGCCTCCTGACCATCTATTTTTTTGACCAATGTTGGAACGGCCAGACACATGATTTGACCCCCTTGGCTTTCAGCCTACCATAAAATTGGCGGCAACAGCTTGTCCCAGAGAGACACCACCATCATTACAAGGAACCTCTTGATGCGTGAAGACCGTGAGGCCCGCTTCCTCCAAATATCTCCGGGTAAGCATAGAAAACAATCGGTTCTGAAACACACCGCCGCTTAAAGCCACCTGATTCACTCCAGCCCTCTGAGCCAGAATTTGACACATCTCAACGACCATCCAGGCCATGGTGTTATGAAATCTGGCGGATATTTCAGCCTGCGAAAGCCCCTGGGCCAGGTCTGAGAGGATTCCCTTGAAGAGTTCCCGGAGGCGCACCACCATAAGCCCGTTTCGCTCATTAATTTCAAATAAATATCTTTCAGATCTTGCTATCTCTTCCGAGGCAACCATTTCAAGCTCAATAGAGGCCTGAGCTTCATAATCCACCCGGTCCCTGACGCCTATCAAAGCCGAGACACCGTCAAAAAGACGCCCCGAACTGGATGTCATGGGCGAGTTGACGGCTTTTTCAATCTGTTTTTTTATAAGGTCAATCTCAAGGCTTTTCAAAGGCGAAAGAAAGGCCAGCTTCTGATTCAAAGCATCTTCCCCCAGTAACGTTAAAAGGTAGCTGATTGCCATGCGAAAGGGCTTCCTGACAGCCTCGGCGCCGCCGGGCATGGGTACGTATTCCAGATGCCCCATCCGCCTGAAATTCCCGTAATCAGCCAGCAGGAATTCTCCTCCCCAGATGCGGCCGTCAGTACCGTATCCTGTCCCGTCGAAAGCGACCCCCAAAACAGGCGGCTTGATATTATTTTCCGCCATGCAGCTCACGATGTGCGCATGATGATGCTGAACCGGAACCATCATAAGATTGTTTCTTAGCTCTTTTAGCTGAAAGGCATACCTGGTGGAAAGGTAGTCTGGATGCTGGTCATAGGCCACAATTTTCGGCTCAAGGCGGAAAAGCTTTTTATATAACTCGATCGTGTTCTCAAAATGGCTTAAAACCTCGAAACTATCCATGTCTCCCAGGTGCTGGCTCAGAAAGGCATACTCGTCTCTGGTCAGGCAGAAGGTGTTCTTGAGTTCGGCCCCGCAGGCCAAGACCTCCTTGGCCTTAAATGGCAAGCGAATAGGATCAGGAGCATAGCCTCGAGCCCGCCTGATCATCTTGAGACGGCCCTGCTCTATCATGGTCACACTGTCGTCATAGCGGGCATGGATGTCTCGATCATGCAGCAGGAAGTAGTCGGCGATCTTGCCCAGCTTTTGCAAGGACTCATCATTATCCTTGGCAATGGGTTCTTCGCTTATATTACCACTGGTCATGACCAGAGGCAGACCGACCTCCCTCATCAATAAATGGTGAAGCGGAGTGTAAGGCACCATGACCCCTAAGTAATTATTATTAGGGGCCACCATGGGAGAAATGAAACGCGTGTGCCTGTGCTTTAAAAGAACAATGGGTGATGCGGGGGAAGTAAGAAGCGCTTCCTCTTCGCCTGAAACAAAACAGTATCTCTTGATTTCGTCCAGGTTGGACATCATCACGGCCAGAGGCTTGAATGGTCGGCGCTTCCTCTGCCGCAGGAGCTGAACCGCATTTTCATCTGTGGCGTCACAGGCGAGTAAGAATCCTCCAAGCCCCTTAACAGCTAAGATGTTTCCCTGCTTGATGAGCCTTGCAGCGTCAACGATGGGATCATACGAAGAAATCGTCAGGCCGGCTCGATCGGTGAGTTCGAGCCTGGGGCCGCAATTTGGGCAGGCATTAGGTTGGGCGTGAAACCGGCGATCCAGGGGGTTTTCATACTCACGCTGGCACTCAAGGCACATCTTAAAACGATGCATGGTCGTGTTAACCCGATCATACGGAATATCCTCGATGATGGTAAACCTGGGGCCGCAGTTAGTGCAGTTTGTGAATGGATAACGAAAGTGCCGATCCCTTGAATCAAAAATCTCCGCCTGACAAAATGGACAGGTGGCAATGTCAGGTGAGATAAGCTGGTATCCCCCCGCTTCAGCCCGGCTGTCTCGAATCACGAACCGATAATATCCGGACGGCGCTGAAAAATGAAAGGCGACCTTCTCGATCTGAGCCACGGGCGGGGCTTCTGTTTTTAGGCCTGCTAAAAAGCGCTCGATAGCCTCGCCACTGCCTTCAACCTCGATCCTGACGTCTCCTGAGGTGTTGCACACCCAACCCTTAAGGTCATGTTTTACGGCCAACTGGTAGACAAAGGGCCTGAATCCAACACCCTGGACTATGCCTCGGACGCTTACTTGAGCTTTCTTTAAGCCCTCAACCATAGAGACTCAACCCTTTTTAATATTACCAGAACCATACCATATTGATTCTTTATTCATGAGCCGGTCAGAAAGAGGAACATCATTAAAATTTTTAAGATCTGCATTGATTACAAAAAATCCTGACATATTTAAGTTTAAAGAGTGCAATTCATATACCAAACCAACTCCCGGTTTATATCTAAAGATCCAGGCTCTGGATGGAGCTGGCGATTCTGAAATGCTTCGCTTGGGCTTCCCCTCACGCCCGACCTCCCTGCTCATTCTTTCCGCCTGTGTCTTCCTGCTGATGCTCCTTACTAGTCTTCTTTTTACAATTTGTAAAGATTCTTGACAGGCATTTCTT
This DNA window, taken from Deltaproteobacteria bacterium, encodes the following:
- a CDS encoding hydrogenase maturation protease, whose product is MRGNIFGVKAFSIWVIGYGNPQRRDDGLGPYVASRLKEALKEKDEVLFHKLHQLEPDLAEDLREASLIIFVDATIKKVKGGWQWERVEPEPGRPYPPTHYIKPSFLLGMIESLYHQCPRAWLISIQGDDFSFGEGLSLEAEKRACQAITGIVNFIETEIFLLTSKSK
- the hypE gene encoding hydrogenase expression/formation protein HypE, whose protein sequence is MKDKILLAHGSGGRLSHDLVEKHLVSILNNPLLCKLDDSATFEIFGRVAFTTDSYVVHPIFFSGGDIGKLAVCGTVNDLSMSGAVPLYLSLSLIIEEGFFMDELNRIMVSIQTAAEEAGIKVITGDTKVVNRGNADKVFINTAGIGLVPEGVDISGSNARLGDKIILSGPIGDHGMAILSQREGLNFETSLKSDCAPLNGLVAEMIEVSKEIRCLRDPTRGGLASTLNELADKSKVGIRIEEARVPVNEAVQAGCEFLGFDPLYLANEGKLVAVISPEETEAVLARMRRHKYGAQSEVIGEIVPEHPGRVVMTTRFGTSRIIDMLTGELLPRIC
- the hypD gene encoding hydrogenase formation protein HypD; protein product: MNFLDQYRNPEMVRRLADRIHQRSTRPVRLMEFCGGHTVAIMKNGIRQLVPPQVQLLSGPGCPVCVTATADLNKAIGLARLPEVIVVTFGDLLKVPGSDTSLEKVRAEGGDVRVVYSVQDALGIAQKDPEKSVVFIGIGFETTAPTIAASILEAERRGMSNYYVLSLHKLCPPVMKALLDSKEVRLDGIICPGHVSTIIGSRPYEFISRDYGIACVVSGFEPLDILQCIEMLVKQIESGQPKVENAYPRAVRPEGNKEALKIMESVFEVSNANWRGLGEVADSGLRLKDEYRAFDAEEAFEISQRSVSDPEGCICGEILRGIKTPLDCKLFGKGCLPDHPVGPCMVSSEGSCAAYFQYGATSHER
- the hypF gene encoding carbamoyltransferase HypF, giving the protein MVEGLKKAQVSVRGIVQGVGFRPFVYQLAVKHDLKGWVCNTSGDVRIEVEGSGEAIERFLAGLKTEAPPVAQIEKVAFHFSAPSGYYRFVIRDSRAEAGGYQLISPDIATCPFCQAEIFDSRDRHFRYPFTNCTNCGPRFTIIEDIPYDRVNTTMHRFKMCLECQREYENPLDRRFHAQPNACPNCGPRLELTDRAGLTISSYDPIVDAARLIKQGNILAVKGLGGFLLACDATDENAVQLLRQRKRRPFKPLAVMMSNLDEIKRYCFVSGEEEALLTSPASPIVLLKHRHTRFISPMVAPNNNYLGVMVPYTPLHHLLMREVGLPLVMTSGNISEEPIAKDNDESLQKLGKIADYFLLHDRDIHARYDDSVTMIEQGRLKMIRRARGYAPDPIRLPFKAKEVLACGAELKNTFCLTRDEYAFLSQHLGDMDSFEVLSHFENTIELYKKLFRLEPKIVAYDQHPDYLSTRYAFQLKELRNNLMMVPVQHHHAHIVSCMAENNIKPPVLGVAFDGTGYGTDGRIWGGEFLLADYGNFRRMGHLEYVPMPGGAEAVRKPFRMAISYLLTLLGEDALNQKLAFLSPLKSLEIDLIKKQIEKAVNSPMTSSSGRLFDGVSALIGVRDRVDYEAQASIELEMVASEEIARSERYLFEINERNGLMVVRLRELFKGILSDLAQGLSQAEISARFHNTMAWMVVEMCQILAQRAGVNQVALSGGVFQNRLFSMLTRRYLEEAGLTVFTHQEVPCNDGGVSLGQAVAANFMVG
- a CDS encoding response regulator, with the translated sequence MEAAADILIIEDDKDLVNSLRIILEDKKYNVRAGYNGKEGFGEIEKKTPDLILLDVMMATDTEGFDLAYKLRNNPKYKDIPIIMITSFVQKMAEIGPEKFQHILGESWPVSHILEKPIEPEKLLSVIKDFLQ
- a CDS encoding Ni/Fe hydrogenase subunit alpha gives rise to the protein MAATRKITINPVTRVEGHGKVTIHLDENGEVTDARFHITQFRGFERFCQGRSFEEMPIITQRICGICPVSHQLASAKACDAILGVEIPETARSLRELEHMGQFIQSHALHFFYLASPDLLLGWDADPARRNVVGVVGEFPEIAKQGIYLRKFGQEIIKALGGKRIHPSFAVPGGVTSALAEEDRDRLLGGFEKAHEACRTGLDFMKGLVKNNSDEMRRFANFSSNYMGLVDSKGRLNLYDGKLRIIDGEKTLVAEFDPANYLEYLGERVMPWSYMKFPYFKPAGWPDGYYRVGPLARINVADGLSTPLAQEEFERYEQIALSGLMGASLLYHYTRLMEILYALERAEELLTDKNITSTDIRFTADPSREEGVGVIEAPRGVLIHHYMVDGYGRITKANLIVATCHNNMAMNRSIQLVAREYINNGQVKEGILNRVEGAIRCYDPCLSCATHALGQMPLKVQVYSSNGELLTELQRD
- a CDS encoding HypC/HybG/HupF family hydrogenase formation chaperone; its protein translation is MCLAVPTLVKKIDGQEAEVETGGVTRRISIVITPEVKVGDYVLVHTGYAITVMSGDEARESLRQLTELAEFM
- a CDS encoding GAF domain-containing protein, encoding MKLGYVLLREQLFFRQELKERVFWFIKLRWLAVAATLAGSWIAYLLGLSLPIFPLTIISFFVLLYNVVFLSVGRRLDMSAPHDVKPFTVFAHTQISLDLFALFLMIYFTGGITSPLLIFTIFHIILAGILLTPVACYLYAAVVLAVSGGLMLAQHTELLPLQPILFNKSLLFLFLYGRGLPGLLIIFIAFATAILISAFLITSIKQTLRTKGRELLQVSHELDSSNVKLTALYEMVKEIGLKSDLQELMDAATRHATRVMGVKGCSIKLLDERKRYLKFGSTFGLSEDYLSKGTIDIKKSPINYKILQGSPYIIGHIDERDYFQYPEDIRKEGIASMLCLPLRVEKMIFGIFCVYCTELYRFANNDVEFFSLLTELTALAMENLKGELTKSWFMIKAAHQMRSPLNAVYSMLKLIHNKYVGPVEEKQEEILERCEKRIELLGHLINDLLKLGEKRAEAAGTELYLVDFIEVMNNLFPVFQDQALGKELILEFDTQDPIPKIMADDGLMDDLITNLVSNAIKYTPQKGRIQISLSREGDEWVRFEVSDTGIGISEEEFPRLFTEFFRGENAKALVEEGTGLGLVIVREILDQLGGTIHVQSEVGQGSRFTCLFPVAPNQ